In the Diospyros lotus cultivar Yz01 chromosome 13, ASM1463336v1, whole genome shotgun sequence genome, AAGGGCAGGTGGGTGGCGGAGGGTTTGTAaactatttatattttgtattttaaataattaataaatataaatgtataaaaaggaaaaataaaaacttaagtataaattatttctttggaaaacaaaaaaaattaattttatagttttatttatttgataaaataatttaattaatttaaaatacgttattatttaatttttctatacaagatttaatatttttaatacatttttactattgaattttatggaaaatgtgtcatttttcatgaaaaataatgcctattAAACACGAAATGCTAGGAAAATAaccaaattctataaaaaatattactaatcaaacaccaaaagatgaaaaataacatcattttttaggtaaaaaattataccaatcaaacaggtTAAACTTTCAATTTCCAGAAATTCATTTTCCCTCCAATTCAATTTCCTGGAATTTATTACCTAGaattgaatttaattctaggtaatgagtgtttagaaaataaaaatcacccttttttgaaaaatgaatttcattgAAAGAACTTTTAAATgtttgtaccatacatatttttttatagaaaaattaagagtgtttgattgttttcatagaaaatatgtataataattatatattttttataataaatttatgcaatcaaacacactctaagttTTAAAAGCTAATAATATTGTAAATATAAGATCCCAAGAtgatatacataatatatgatCAAGTACACTAAAAGAGTAGTAGCCAGCCTATGTGATTAAAAAGTGTTGGTGCGTGGGAAGTGATCTCAAGTAAGGTCTGCTCATGAACTATATATCTCAAGATAGACTCTCTCACTTGTGGTTTAGTGTCTAATTGGTTATAAGCTAGCAAGGAATTTTGTCTTTTGAGTAATAGACTATTAAGTGTTCTACTTTATCGAACACTAACTTAGGCTAAAAATAAAGAGTCTTGTCtagtttcaatatttttaaattaaaaaaaaaacaattatttttcccACCGATGCACCAAATTAGGCTAAAAATTCACTCAACTCTTTCAAAATCCAAAACTCGAGATGTTTAACCCTCTCGTAGTTTTGTTTTTGATCGGGAATCcttttttaacatcaatttttaatcaaaaaaactAGATTGAGATGCATtaagtttggtatttttattttaattaatttatattaatagaaTTACTTATAATTGTTTAAGATTCACGGACATTatgattattttctctttttagtatgtaaatctaatttttaattaaaaattaatgtgaAAAGAAAGAgtttatcatttaaaaataaaattaaaaaaattaaatatctctAGATGTATATTGGAATTATTGCCATTCCACGGTTCTTCATCGTTCGTATATTCGATTTTGACAGAAAAGATAAATCGTATATGAAAGTTTTGCctcattatataaaataaaaaaataaattcacatcatactaatataaattttaatttatcatgacTTAATTACTTGCCTTGTGACGACAaacattgtttttttttatgtgtctTGTAATATATAATGTTTCCTCCGGCATAACCACTGGACCCGCAAGTCTTGTGCCTTAGTGTCGTCCGAGTTTCGTCATCCTTAAAATTTTCCGAAAAAGAAATCAATTATGAAATAGAAAGGCAGGTGggtgggatgggatgggattgGCACTTGGTGGGCCCCACTCATCTCGGTGTCCTTCTCGACGACTAAGTAGGTTCCAAGATTTGTCATCAAGTGTTCCCTTGCCATTCCCTCTTACCATTTCAATTATTGTTCTTCTGTCAATCCAAACAAGGACTTGTCTTCTTCATATATAGtgatgataataatcaaatcaTATCAATAAGCACGTACGCCCTCCACCTCCACCCCCCCTTTTCTTCAACATGTCCACCGCCCCTCCCGCCGCCCACACCTGGCTCTCCGACTCATCTCCTTACCTCCCCATCTTCTCCATTCTCGCCTTCGTCGCCATGCTCATCCTCATCTACGCCTTCTTCTTCGCCCTAAAGTGCCCTCCCAACCCTTTCGACAGTTTTCGCCGGAGCTCCAGCGGCACAGCCGGAGGCCCACCAGGTCAAGGGCTGAGCACCAGGAACAAGGAGCAGGTAGTCGCCAGCATCACGTACAAGGAGGAGCAGCACGGGGCGGCGGGCGGAGAGTGCCCGGTGTGTCTGTCGGCGTTCCTCGACGGCGAGGCGATAAGCCAGGTGGAAGTTTGTAAGCACTTGTTCCACGTGATGTGTATTGACATGTGGCTCTCTTCTCACCACAATTGCCCCGTTTGCCGCGCTTTAATTTTGGCGAAGCCGCCCAGGCGGCGGCCGGTGCCGGGCGGAGAGGCGGATCTCCGGCAAGGGTTGCCTGATTCTGCCAACTTGATGTGAGAAGTATAGGGTTTTTATGGATCTTTCCACAATGTTTGATCAAGGGAAGGGTTGACTTTTTGCTGAAAAAATAGgcgtgtttaaattttttaaggtACATTTTTTTCAGCTTATTTAATGCTATGCTAtgtaatttgtaaaatattgtTTCCACTCCCCACTAAGAGTACATTTTTCATATGAATAATATCAAAATGCAactcaaattatatatatgaagtttttgtatctattaataatttaagacaTGGTAGGTATTATTAAGGTGACCAATTGTTAGGCCCACAAACGAGATTCAAGTTGCTCTACCTATGTCCAAGTATAGTAGAGTGTGGTGGTGGATATAATAACAAATCGTTGGGATGACTCCCTCTATCCTTAGCGTTTAGTCTCTtaattttgttgaaaaaaataaattatgaaatatgttttgaaaatattagaGTTTGAATTCGtaatttattaagataatatCGACATATCATGATacattttttatcatttgagtTATGTCTCGAGAAGCTATGATAACAAATTCTTAAAACTTATAATCGCAATTTTAGTGATAGtatttaaatttgttaagaCTATGTCTAGTCTAGGGCGAGggcaaaagaaatattttattctattattatgtTTGGTGGCAACAGCAATAGAATGATCATTCTaattctattcctttctttatgTATAGCAGACATTCATTTCGGGGGAATGAAATGGTAccaattaacaaaaatatttttttatattataaaaattaaaaaatcttatacaataatatttgatttcaaataattatcaaatatatataaaaagaattttttttgactttttaaggtaaaaataatcaataaaaatatttaatttgaataaaaatggaAATTGTTAGAACCTGAAGTACAAAATGTTAAGATTCgatatctcaattattaaaaattattagtttaagtTCTTACTGTGAttgaaagtaaataaaattgttatctATATCATGTGTGATGTCatgtcacataaaaaaaaaagtcatgcCAACAGGAAATATTAGATTAgagttaatacataaatatgatatttggttttttaataattaaaaaatttgacatttggtctttaatatgaataaaatagaccaaatttgatataaaaaaaaaacataaatttcataaaaaaaaacctaaaattattataaaatacctaaatttcataaagacaaaaatttcataaaaagaagatctaaaaatagaaaaacacctaaatttcataaaaaaaaatctaaaaatttcataaaagacctaaatttcatgaaaaaacctaaaatttttataaaaagagacttaaaaataaaacatataaaatgagatttaggttttttttttgttgttatttttaagtcgtgtttatgaaatttttaggttttttttaatgaaatttaggtatttttt is a window encoding:
- the LOC127787905 gene encoding RING-H2 finger protein ATL33; translation: MSTAPPAAHTWLSDSSPYLPIFSILAFVAMLILIYAFFFALKCPPNPFDSFRRSSSGTAGGPPGQGLSTRNKEQVVASITYKEEQHGAAGGECPVCLSAFLDGEAISQVEVCKHLFHVMCIDMWLSSHHNCPVCRALILAKPPRRRPVPGGEADLRQGLPDSANLM